A DNA window from Sporosarcina sp. ANT_H38 contains the following coding sequences:
- a CDS encoding rhodanese-related sulfurtransferase, with protein sequence MEKNEYQVLLYYKYVTIEDPETLAVEHLAACNEIGLKGRIIVGAEGINGTCSGTVEQTEAYMNMMRSDDRFKDIVFKIDEVDGHAFKKMHVRARGEIVNLSLPEDINPNELTGNYLSPEEFFKQMQDEDTIVIDARNDYEFDLGHFRGAIRPEIENFRDLPGWIRDNKEQFEGKKILTYCTGGIRCEKFSGWLVREGFEDVGQLHGGIVTYGKDPVAKGQLWDGQCYVFDERIAVPINQVEHIIVGRDHFDGTPSERYVNCANPICNAKIICSEENEHLYMRSCSDECRTHPRNRYFVEHNLTVEQYDERLEAIERRKKETHVI encoded by the coding sequence ATGGAAAAAAACGAATACCAAGTTCTTCTTTATTACAAATATGTAACGATTGAAGATCCTGAAACGTTGGCTGTTGAGCATTTGGCAGCATGTAATGAAATTGGTTTAAAAGGTCGTATTATCGTAGGTGCTGAAGGAATCAACGGTACATGTTCGGGCACCGTTGAACAGACGGAAGCTTACATGAACATGATGAGAAGCGATGATCGTTTCAAAGATATCGTTTTCAAAATCGACGAAGTAGATGGACATGCATTCAAGAAAATGCATGTACGTGCACGTGGAGAAATCGTTAACTTGAGCTTGCCTGAGGACATTAACCCAAATGAATTGACGGGCAATTACTTAAGTCCTGAAGAGTTCTTCAAGCAGATGCAAGATGAAGATACAATAGTTATTGATGCGCGTAATGACTATGAGTTCGATCTCGGACATTTCCGTGGTGCTATTCGACCGGAAATTGAAAACTTCCGTGACCTGCCTGGGTGGATTCGCGACAATAAAGAACAGTTCGAAGGGAAGAAAATCCTGACGTATTGCACAGGTGGAATACGCTGTGAAAAGTTCTCAGGTTGGCTAGTACGTGAAGGTTTCGAAGATGTTGGTCAATTGCACGGGGGAATCGTCACGTACGGAAAAGATCCTGTTGCCAAAGGTCAGCTTTGGGACGGACAATGTTACGTATTTGACGAGCGAATTGCAGTTCCAATCAATCAAGTGGAGCATATCATCGTGGGCCGTGATCATTTCGATGGCACGCCGTCAGAGCGCTATGTGAACTGTGCGAATCCAATATGTAACGCAAAAATCATTTGTTCTGAAGAAAATGAACATTTGTATATGCGTAGCTGTTCGGACGAATGCCGTACACATCCACGAAACCGTTACTTCGTTGAGCATAACTTAACTGTAGAGCAATACGATGAGCGTCTTGAAGCAATTGAGCGTCGTAAAAAAGAAACACACGTGATTTAA
- a CDS encoding sigma-54-dependent Fis family transcriptional regulator, translated as MQVHQLSSSNFIKITRKSTVRDVMKHFLNQQQDLACVIENEQLLGIVTKYSLYRLLLENGSLDVSIEPIIIKNVVTIYEEENAYYAKDLLIKKGVGHAVVINKMGKVTGVMAKSELIKGLITSAHNVANRLKSLVNHLQEAVISVDLEMRITSVNTTALALFQLQEQELLNRSISQYFSNLSAGLQDSITTEQTFIKRLYFPNMTTIASFIPIREWSSVTGAMVVLKDVTDFEKVAKELESTKRIEKVLESALELAYDGVLITDTEGIITRVNHSFLSLFGYQSLQEVINQPIKHIVPEIPSDKSILHNEKIEGELIEIRNKKAILTQMPIIQDGEKIGAIFKIIFKQLDVWKDLLHHMERLEGEISYYRGELIKVSFENDPFGLIISKNKNINQLKKEAYIASQTFSNILITGESGTGKELIADGIHQSSGRPGAFIKVNCGAIPEELLESEFFGYVDGAFTGARKGGKPGKFELAEGGTIFLDEIGDMPLSLQVKLLRVLQEKEFERIGDTKTTKIDVRILTATNKDLLNMVHKGLFREDLYYRIHVIQLHLPPLRERINDIPLLCEFFLQKFTTKKFKHIEGLTRDALEKLTQYEWPGNVRELENVLERAFHFSTSNWIEKDNLYFDSYRVQSVEETHKVPTQTFTQSNGINRKELLNETERSVLIQALTEANGNRTKAAEILKISRSTLYHKLKKYRIKENSQFKSED; from the coding sequence TTGCAGGTTCATCAGCTTTCTTCCTCTAATTTCATTAAAATTACTCGAAAAAGCACTGTAAGAGATGTTATGAAACACTTTCTGAATCAGCAACAAGATCTCGCCTGCGTTATTGAAAATGAACAATTACTCGGAATTGTCACTAAATATTCTCTATATCGCTTGCTTCTTGAAAATGGATCACTGGATGTATCCATAGAGCCGATCATTATAAAAAATGTTGTCACTATCTATGAGGAAGAAAACGCTTACTATGCAAAAGATTTATTGATTAAAAAAGGTGTTGGACATGCTGTCGTTATAAACAAGATGGGGAAAGTGACGGGAGTCATGGCAAAATCCGAATTAATTAAAGGATTAATTACAAGCGCTCATAATGTAGCCAATCGATTGAAATCATTGGTGAATCATCTACAGGAAGCTGTCATATCTGTTGATTTAGAAATGCGTATTACTTCTGTAAACACCACTGCTTTAGCACTGTTTCAACTTCAAGAGCAAGAGTTACTGAACCGTTCAATCTCGCAATACTTCTCTAATCTATCTGCGGGCTTGCAGGACTCAATTACAACTGAACAAACTTTCATAAAAAGATTGTACTTTCCAAATATGACAACCATCGCATCTTTCATTCCGATAAGAGAATGGTCTTCAGTTACCGGAGCAATGGTCGTACTGAAGGATGTTACTGATTTTGAAAAAGTGGCAAAGGAACTAGAGTCAACCAAAAGAATTGAAAAAGTACTGGAGAGCGCACTTGAACTAGCCTACGATGGGGTATTGATAACCGATACGGAAGGTATAATCACAAGGGTCAATCATAGTTTCCTTTCATTATTTGGCTATCAATCCCTACAAGAAGTTATCAATCAACCGATCAAGCATATTGTCCCTGAAATCCCCTCTGACAAAAGCATCCTACACAATGAGAAAATTGAAGGTGAGCTTATAGAAATCAGAAACAAGAAAGCAATTTTAACCCAAATGCCCATCATTCAAGATGGGGAAAAAATTGGCGCTATTTTCAAGATAATCTTCAAACAATTGGATGTGTGGAAGGACCTTTTGCACCATATGGAGCGATTGGAAGGTGAGATTTCATACTATCGCGGTGAATTAATCAAAGTATCATTTGAAAATGATCCATTTGGCCTCATCATTTCAAAAAACAAAAACATCAATCAACTAAAAAAAGAAGCTTATATTGCTTCACAAACCTTTTCAAACATCTTAATTACTGGAGAAAGCGGGACAGGAAAAGAATTAATCGCTGACGGAATCCATCAGTCCTCAGGAAGACCCGGGGCTTTTATTAAAGTAAATTGTGGTGCCATTCCAGAGGAGCTTTTGGAATCCGAGTTTTTCGGGTATGTAGATGGTGCATTTACGGGGGCAAGAAAAGGTGGAAAACCAGGCAAATTTGAATTAGCCGAAGGTGGGACAATTTTTTTAGACGAAATTGGAGACATGCCTCTATCTTTACAAGTCAAACTTTTGAGAGTATTGCAAGAAAAAGAATTTGAGCGGATAGGAGATACAAAAACAACAAAAATAGATGTAAGAATCCTTACAGCAACGAATAAAGATTTACTCAATATGGTTCATAAAGGACTATTTCGAGAGGACTTGTATTACCGAATCCATGTTATCCAGTTACACCTTCCTCCACTCCGGGAAAGAATAAATGACATTCCATTATTATGTGAATTTTTCCTTCAAAAATTCACAACAAAAAAGTTTAAACATATAGAGGGATTAACAAGGGATGCATTAGAAAAGTTAACCCAATACGAGTGGCCTGGAAACGTGAGAGAATTGGAAAATGTACTGGAACGTGCATTTCACTTTTCTACTAGCAATTGGATTGAAAAAGATAATCTATATTTTGATAGTTACCGAGTACAATCTGTTGAAGAAACTCACAAAGTGCCCACCCAAACTTTCACACAATCAAACGGAATAAACCGGAAAGAACTTCTGAATGAAACAGAAAGGTCTGTATTGATTCAGGCACTTACAGAGGCAAACGGCAACCGTACCAAAGCAGCGGAAATCCTGAAAATTAGCCGTTCTACCCTTTATCACAAATTGAAAAAATATCGTATCAAAGAAAATTCACAATTTAAGTCAGAGGATTAA
- a CDS encoding acyl-CoA carboxylase subunit beta → MRTDYQRYYSEKERILKGGKEKYHEQNKVKGKMFVRERLARIFDPNSIVEDGVFANSEDSSLPADGCVTGIGEVNGRTVCFLAADSTVKAGSWGPKSVEKNIRIQEKAADLKIPILYLIDSAGARITEQLNVFPGKRHGGKIFYNQIQLSGVVPQITILFGPSPAGAAYVPAFSDLVIMIDQNSSAYLGSPRMVEMAIGEKTTMDKMGGAKMHCSVSGLGDVLVESEEEAIEACKRYLGYMPQNWQETPSKEDAKNPISGRNIAEIIPLNQNTPFDMYELIDQVIDEGSWFEYKKLFAPELITGFARLNGEVKGIIANQSKVKGGTLFVDSPDKAARFIMICNAYSIPLLYLSDVPGYMIGSKVEQSGIIRHGAKMISALSEATVPIVSVIVRKCYGAGLYAMAGPAFGSDAVLALPSAQIAVMGPEAAINAVYFNKIQEIPEEERPAFISEKRKEYTEDIDIFKLASELIIDDLVGFDEMRTELIRRFNLYRTKSVTKYEKRNAIHPV, encoded by the coding sequence TTGCGAACGGATTATCAAAGGTATTATTCAGAAAAGGAACGTATCCTGAAAGGCGGTAAAGAAAAATATCACGAACAGAACAAGGTAAAAGGAAAAATGTTTGTACGGGAACGGCTAGCAAGAATTTTTGATCCAAACTCAATTGTCGAAGATGGTGTTTTTGCAAACAGTGAAGATTCATCACTTCCAGCTGATGGCTGTGTGACAGGAATTGGAGAAGTAAATGGGCGCACAGTTTGTTTTTTAGCCGCAGATTCTACAGTCAAGGCGGGTTCGTGGGGTCCAAAGTCGGTAGAAAAAAATATTCGTATTCAGGAAAAAGCGGCAGACTTAAAAATTCCGATTTTATACCTGATCGACTCCGCGGGAGCAAGAATTACAGAACAATTAAATGTTTTCCCTGGTAAACGCCATGGCGGTAAAATTTTCTATAATCAGATTCAATTGTCAGGAGTTGTTCCGCAAATCACTATTTTATTTGGGCCTTCGCCGGCAGGAGCTGCTTATGTTCCTGCATTTTCGGATTTGGTTATTATGATTGATCAAAATTCGAGTGCATACTTAGGTTCTCCGAGAATGGTAGAGATGGCAATTGGGGAAAAAACAACGATGGATAAAATGGGCGGTGCAAAAATGCATTGTTCAGTAAGCGGGTTAGGCGATGTACTTGTAGAAAGTGAGGAAGAGGCAATTGAAGCTTGTAAACGTTATTTAGGATATATGCCTCAAAATTGGCAAGAAACCCCTTCTAAAGAAGATGCGAAAAATCCGATAAGTGGTAGAAATATAGCAGAAATCATTCCTTTGAATCAAAATACACCATTTGACATGTACGAACTAATTGATCAAGTGATTGACGAGGGTAGTTGGTTTGAGTATAAAAAATTATTCGCCCCCGAACTAATCACAGGATTTGCACGATTGAATGGGGAGGTTAAAGGAATTATCGCCAACCAATCCAAAGTCAAAGGGGGGACATTGTTCGTCGATTCTCCTGATAAGGCAGCACGGTTTATCATGATTTGTAATGCTTATAGTATCCCTTTACTCTACTTGTCCGATGTTCCGGGATACATGATCGGTTCAAAAGTAGAACAGAGTGGAATTATTCGGCATGGTGCAAAAATGATTTCAGCGCTATCCGAAGCGACTGTTCCAATTGTATCGGTCATTGTACGTAAATGTTATGGTGCCGGGCTTTATGCAATGGCAGGTCCAGCGTTTGGATCAGATGCCGTATTGGCTTTGCCAAGTGCCCAAATTGCTGTGATGGGACCTGAAGCAGCAATCAATGCTGTATATTTCAACAAAATCCAAGAAATTCCGGAAGAGGAACGTCCAGCTTTTATAAGCGAAAAAAGAAAGGAGTATACAGAAGACATCGATATTTTCAAACTTGCTTCGGAGCTGATTATTGATGATTTGGTCGGATTCGATGAAATGAGAACAGAACTGATTCGCCGATTTAATCTATATCGAACGAAGAGTGTGACAAAATACGAAAAACGTAACGCGATTCATCCAGTGTGA
- a CDS encoding enoyl-CoA hydratase/isomerase family protein, with the protein MSYETILYEVTDNIAKITMNLPEMRNPLTKQLTKDLIVAIRTADQDRDVHAIILTGAGKVFSAGGNLNEFKENFEKAVPQLHHEGKESTELFKLGATVKTPIIASVNGPALGGGTGLVAMSHIAIASNKAKLGLTELKLGLVPFVILPWVRRAVGDRRAMELMLTAEIIDAERAKDYELVHRVVPHEELEEETWALAKIVASHSPLAVNLGMDAYFTTEQMDFMKSFDYLSTLRLVSFQSEDLKEGASAFLEKRKPKWQGK; encoded by the coding sequence GTGAGCTATGAAACCATATTGTATGAAGTGACTGATAATATAGCCAAAATTACGATGAATCTTCCTGAGATGAGAAACCCTTTAACGAAGCAGTTAACAAAGGATTTAATAGTTGCTATTCGAACAGCAGATCAAGATCGAGATGTTCATGCGATTATTTTAACTGGGGCTGGAAAGGTGTTTTCGGCGGGTGGCAATTTAAATGAGTTTAAAGAGAACTTCGAAAAAGCGGTCCCGCAACTTCATCATGAGGGCAAAGAAAGTACTGAATTGTTTAAGCTGGGAGCAACGGTTAAAACACCTATTATTGCTTCCGTTAATGGTCCCGCATTGGGGGGAGGGACAGGGCTCGTAGCAATGTCACATATTGCGATTGCGTCGAATAAGGCCAAACTAGGATTAACTGAGCTGAAACTCGGACTTGTACCTTTTGTAATCTTGCCATGGGTAAGACGAGCAGTTGGCGATCGACGCGCTATGGAGCTTATGTTAACGGCTGAAATCATTGATGCGGAAAGAGCAAAAGACTATGAACTTGTTCATCGGGTAGTACCGCATGAAGAGTTGGAAGAGGAAACGTGGGCTCTAGCAAAAATAGTTGCTTCACACAGTCCTTTAGCGGTTAATTTAGGCATGGATGCCTATTTTACAACAGAACAAATGGATTTCATGAAGTCATTTGATTATTTATCGACATTGAGGCTTGTGTCTTTTCAAAGTGAGGATTTGAAAGAAGGCGCATCTGCATTTTTGGAAAAAAGAAAACCAAAATGGCAAGGCAAATAA
- a CDS encoding biotin/lipoyl-binding carrier protein, whose amino-acid sequence MMEIQSPMSGSIWKVEVREGDTVAAGDIVMILESMKMEIPIEVTDAGMVKEIKVAEGDFVQEGDSVVVIG is encoded by the coding sequence ATGATGGAAATTCAATCGCCAATGAGTGGTAGTATATGGAAAGTTGAAGTTCGTGAAGGGGATACAGTAGCAGCAGGGGATATCGTCATGATTTTAGAATCGATGAAAATGGAAATTCCGATTGAGGTAACAGATGCAGGGATGGTAAAGGAAATAAAGGTGGCAGAAGGAGATTTTGTACAAGAAGGGGATTCAGTTGTAGTAATTGGATAA
- a CDS encoding acyclic terpene utilization AtuA family protein — protein sequence MMKKIRIGAAQGFYGDTIEPAIATAKYGNVDYISFDCLAELTMAILLKDKQKDDNLGYTRDITTSMKALLPYVKEKGIKLLTNAGGINPVAAQQEVIRVAKELGMDDLKVAVVTGDNLIDQIDDLIAQGVSFNHMETGASIDSVKEKLKFANAYLGSMPIVEALKQGADVVVTGRTTDTAQFLAPLIYEYGWSVEDWNQLASGVFMGHLLECSAQSTGGNFSGDWEQVERVEEIGYPIAEVDASGEFIITKVGERGGLVSVDTVKEQMLYEIHDPSAYITPDVIVDLTQVKLENVGEHHVKVSGVKGKPKPDQLKVVMGYEDGYMGQVLMGFSWPDALKKARKADEVIRKQIEQKGLLYKEIHTSYLGYDSLHGPLAKEPSEDLNEVYLRMAVRSKTKQDAAQLGRLFPPLFLNGPPAAGGFYGNIPTRQLLGMWSALIPREIVESQVKIRVEEVGTYV from the coding sequence ATGATGAAGAAAATTCGAATTGGTGCTGCACAAGGTTTTTATGGTGATACCATCGAACCTGCTATTGCGACTGCTAAATACGGCAATGTCGATTATATTAGTTTTGATTGTTTAGCAGAATTGACAATGGCAATTTTGCTGAAGGACAAACAAAAAGACGACAATCTTGGTTATACCAGGGACATTACAACGTCAATGAAAGCCTTGCTTCCTTATGTGAAGGAGAAGGGCATTAAACTGTTGACTAATGCAGGGGGCATTAACCCAGTTGCTGCTCAGCAAGAGGTTATTCGTGTAGCTAAAGAGTTGGGAATGGATGATTTAAAAGTGGCGGTTGTCACAGGTGATAATTTAATTGATCAAATCGATGACCTTATTGCACAGGGAGTTTCATTTAATCATATGGAAACAGGTGCATCCATTGATAGTGTGAAAGAGAAACTGAAGTTTGCGAATGCTTATCTCGGCTCTATGCCAATTGTTGAGGCGCTGAAACAGGGGGCGGATGTGGTAGTGACGGGTAGAACTACAGATACGGCGCAGTTTCTTGCCCCTTTAATTTATGAATATGGTTGGTCAGTAGAAGATTGGAATCAGCTCGCGAGTGGGGTTTTCATGGGGCATCTTTTGGAATGCTCGGCCCAGTCGACAGGCGGTAACTTCAGTGGCGATTGGGAGCAGGTTGAACGAGTAGAGGAAATTGGTTATCCCATTGCTGAAGTGGACGCGTCTGGTGAATTCATTATAACAAAAGTGGGTGAGCGTGGCGGTCTAGTAAGTGTTGACACTGTTAAAGAACAAATGCTGTATGAAATACATGACCCATCTGCTTATATTACGCCAGACGTCATTGTCGATTTGACGCAAGTCAAACTGGAGAATGTTGGGGAGCATCATGTGAAGGTTAGCGGCGTTAAAGGCAAACCGAAGCCTGACCAATTAAAGGTTGTGATGGGCTATGAGGATGGTTATATGGGGCAAGTTCTTATGGGATTCTCATGGCCGGATGCGCTGAAAAAAGCGAGGAAAGCGGATGAAGTCATTCGTAAGCAAATCGAGCAAAAGGGCTTGCTTTATAAGGAAATTCATACGAGCTATCTAGGCTATGATTCTTTACACGGTCCACTTGCTAAGGAGCCGAGTGAGGACTTGAATGAGGTCTATTTACGGATGGCGGTTAGGTCGAAAACGAAGCAAGACGCTGCACAATTAGGCCGTTTGTTTCCTCCCTTGTTTTTGAATGGTCCGCCAGCAGCAGGTGGCTTCTATGGTAATATCCCAACCAGACAGCTCCTTGGCATGTGGTCGGCACTTATTCCGAGAGAAATTGTAGAAAGCCAAGTGAAGATTCGTGTGGAAGAGGTGGGAACATATGTCTAA
- a CDS encoding acyl-CoA dehydrogenase family protein encodes MAYEPYFTEEHEELRKTIRKFVSKEVVPFVEEWEEAGIFPMELLKRMGDLGFLGLRYSEEVGGQGGDYFTSIIFAEELAKCGCGGVPMAIAVQTDMATPPIAEFGNAEQKERFLTPAIKGDKLAAIGISEPNHGSDVASVETRARRDGDDWIIDGSKMFITNGTRADFVTLVTRTSDEPGYKGISLFIVELDSPGVSVSRKLDKVGMRSSDTAELIFDNVRVPHANLLGEEGKGFSYIMWELQGERMIAAAGSIGMAEQAYELAYDYAKSRKQFNQPIANFQVIAHLLAEMKTEIEVCRELTYATAYRFSKGEVPSKEISMTKLAAAQMAHWVADRALQIFGGNGYMMEYPIQRIWRDTRLYRIGGGADEVMKEIIAKQMGL; translated from the coding sequence ATGGCATACGAACCTTACTTTACAGAAGAGCATGAAGAATTGCGTAAAACAATTCGCAAATTTGTCAGCAAAGAGGTTGTTCCCTTTGTAGAAGAATGGGAAGAGGCAGGAATCTTTCCAATGGAATTGTTAAAGCGAATGGGTGATTTAGGTTTTCTTGGTTTACGCTATTCGGAAGAAGTTGGTGGCCAGGGTGGCGATTATTTTACAAGCATTATCTTTGCGGAAGAGCTTGCAAAATGTGGCTGTGGAGGAGTACCGATGGCGATTGCTGTTCAAACAGATATGGCAACACCGCCCATCGCTGAATTTGGTAATGCCGAACAAAAGGAACGTTTTCTGACGCCAGCCATAAAAGGAGATAAGCTGGCTGCGATTGGCATTAGTGAGCCGAACCACGGTTCTGATGTTGCCTCTGTTGAAACAAGAGCGCGTAGAGACGGTGATGATTGGATTATCGATGGTTCAAAAATGTTTATCACAAATGGGACACGCGCAGATTTCGTCACGCTTGTCACGCGAACGTCAGACGAACCGGGTTACAAAGGAATCAGTCTATTTATAGTGGAACTCGATAGCCCAGGTGTGTCAGTTAGTCGGAAGTTGGACAAAGTTGGTATGCGTTCCTCTGATACAGCTGAGCTGATATTCGATAATGTACGAGTGCCACATGCTAATTTACTTGGTGAAGAGGGCAAAGGGTTTTCTTATATTATGTGGGAGTTGCAAGGGGAGCGCATGATCGCTGCCGCCGGCTCCATTGGAATGGCGGAGCAAGCCTATGAGCTAGCCTATGACTATGCCAAATCGAGAAAACAATTCAATCAGCCAATTGCAAATTTCCAAGTGATTGCTCATTTGCTTGCGGAGATGAAAACAGAAATCGAAGTGTGTAGGGAATTGACGTATGCAACGGCCTATCGTTTTTCAAAAGGCGAAGTACCGAGTAAAGAAATTTCGATGACTAAGCTTGCAGCTGCACAAATGGCTCATTGGGTAGCAGACCGTGCGCTCCAAATCTTCGGTGGTAATGGCTATATGATGGAATATCCAATTCAACGTATTTGGCGTGATACGAGGCTATATCGCATTGGTGGCGGAGCAGATGAAGTGATGAAGGAAATCATCGCCAAACAAATGGGCTTGTGA
- a CDS encoding acyl-CoA dehydrogenase family protein, translated as MTHWMFTEEHNMFRNSVKKFVEKEITPFVEEWEEAGEVPRSVFERVGELGYLGTKFPVEYGGAGSDLIMDAIFNEELTKCGSGGIGASIVAHIGIALTPIWRFGNHEQKLKYLQPGVEGKKIAALGITEPNAGSDVSSIGTKAVDKGDHYLLNGSKTFITNGVNADYVVVAAKTADGSGHRNMSLFIVESTWEGFSVGKKLDKLGWRGSDTGELYFENVKVPKENLIGRLNEGFKYIMINFQWERLTLALSSIALAEKALEDTVRYSKERIQFGGPLAQFQVLRHKMVDMAIDIEKARSITYRTVYRYDKGQDVTTEATMAKAYAAEMVSRVCDQALQIHGGNGYMMEYPVQRYWRDARLQSIGGGTTQIMNEILTKRLQIIEN; from the coding sequence ATGACCCACTGGATGTTTACTGAAGAGCATAACATGTTTCGGAATTCAGTTAAGAAATTTGTGGAAAAAGAAATCACCCCATTTGTTGAAGAGTGGGAAGAAGCAGGAGAAGTTCCAAGAAGCGTGTTTGAGAGAGTGGGAGAGTTAGGGTATTTGGGGACGAAATTTCCGGTCGAATACGGTGGTGCAGGATCCGATCTGATTATGGATGCTATTTTCAATGAGGAACTCACCAAATGTGGATCGGGTGGAATTGGTGCTTCGATTGTTGCGCATATCGGCATTGCACTGACTCCGATTTGGCGTTTTGGCAATCATGAGCAGAAGCTAAAATACCTGCAGCCTGGCGTTGAAGGAAAAAAGATTGCCGCATTAGGCATTACGGAACCAAATGCAGGTAGTGATGTTTCTTCGATTGGCACGAAGGCAGTCGATAAGGGCGATCATTATTTGTTAAATGGCTCAAAAACCTTTATTACAAATGGTGTGAACGCTGATTATGTCGTTGTTGCTGCAAAAACGGCTGATGGTTCTGGGCATCGAAACATGAGTCTGTTCATTGTAGAAAGTACTTGGGAGGGGTTTTCTGTTGGTAAGAAACTCGACAAGTTAGGGTGGCGGGGGTCTGATACAGGCGAGTTGTACTTTGAAAATGTAAAAGTGCCTAAGGAGAATTTGATTGGACGCCTAAATGAAGGATTCAAGTATATTATGATCAATTTTCAATGGGAACGATTGACATTAGCCCTTTCAAGTATTGCATTGGCCGAAAAGGCATTGGAGGACACGGTGCGTTACAGTAAAGAACGCATCCAATTCGGAGGTCCACTGGCTCAATTCCAAGTGCTTCGGCACAAAATGGTTGATATGGCCATTGACATTGAAAAGGCAAGAAGTATTACCTATCGGACGGTTTATCGCTATGACAAAGGCCAAGATGTCACAACAGAAGCGACGATGGCTAAAGCCTATGCCGCGGAAATGGTGAGCAGAGTATGTGACCAAGCCCTTCAAATCCACGGTGGCAATGGTTATATGATGGAATATCCTGTTCAACGTTATTGGCGTGATGCACGTCTTCAATCGATTGGCGGAGGAACGACGCAAATTATGAATGAGATACTCACGAAAAGACTGCAAATCATTGAAAACTAA